A window of Microbacterium hominis genomic DNA:
GCCCCCGTTCCCGCCGGCGAGGGGTTCCTCCTCGTGCCGTTCCTGCTCGCGTACGTCGCCGCCCTCCTCACCGCGAGCCTCGCGCTGCGCGCCCGGCACGCGGCGTGGGCGCTGATCCCGGCGATCGCGTTCCTCGTGGCGCAGATCGCCCTGGGCACCTCCGATCCCGCAGCTCCCCTCGTGGAGGGCGGGGTGCTCGCCATCGTTGCGCTCGGCTGGCTGTCGGTGCGGCAGGCGTGGGCGCCCGCGCGGGGCGCCGTCCCCCTCGGCGAAGGGCACGCCTCGCGCACCGGCACGGTGCGCCGCATCGCCCTCGGCGGGGGTGTCGTCGCGGTCGCGGTGATGATCGGCGTGGTGACCAGCGGCCTCACCGCCCCGGCATCCCCGCGGTATGTCCTTCGCGACGTGGTGATCCCGCCGTTCGACGTGAAGGAGTTCGCGAGCCCGCTGCAGTCGTTCCGCGGGTACGTGCGCGACGCCGACGACGAGACGCTGTTCACCGTGAGCGGGCTGCCCGCGGGCGCCCGCGTGCGACTGGCCGCCATGGACGCCTACTCCGGCACGGTCTACAACGTGTCCGACAGTGGCTCGGGCTCGTCGAGCGCCTTCGCTCCGGTACGCCCGGAGATGTCGCCGGGCGTCGAGGGCACGCCCGTGAGCGTGCGCGTCGAGATCGGCGCGCTCGAGGGGGTGTGGATGCCGCAGGTCGGCGCCCTGCAGAGCGTCGTGTTCGACGGCGACCGCGGCGACGCCCTGCGTCGCAGCGCGCACTACAACACGTCGACGCGCACGGGTGTCGTGACGAGCGGACTCGCGAGCGGCGACGCGTACGACCTCGACGTCGTGGTGCCGGCGGTGCCGAGCGACAACGCCCTCGCCGCGGTCGATTTCGCCCCGGTGAAGCTGCCCGCCCAGAGCGGCGTGCCCCAGGAGTTCGCCGGGATCGCCTCCGATGCGATGACCGAGGCGGAGACGCCGATCGAGCGGGTGCGGGCCCTCCAGCAGATGCTTGCGGGCGGCGGCTTCTTCAGCCATGGCCTCGAGGGCGAGGCGCTCTCCCGCGCCGGTCACGGCGCCGAGCGCATCTCGACGCTCCTGGGGTCCGAGCAGATGGTGGGCGATGACGAGCAGTACGCCGTCGCGATGACCCTCCTCGCGCGCGAGGTCGGCATTCCGGCGCGCGTCGTGATGGGCTTCTACCCCGATCCGGACGCGGGCGATCAGGCGGTGTTCGCCGCGACCGGCGACACGCTGCACGCGTGGGTCGAGGTCGCGTTCGACGGGGTCGGCTGGGTGCCCTTCGACCCGACGCCGCCCGAGGACCAGGTCCCGAGCGACCAGACGACCAAGCCGAAGGCCGACCCGAAGCCGCAGGTGCTGCAGCCGCCGCCTCCTCTCGACCAGCCGGTCGAACTGCCGCCGTCGGTTCCCGACGAGCGCGAGGCCGAGGACGACAAGGAGGAGGGCGCCTCGATCGTCGGGCTCGTGCTGGCCATCGCCGGCGGCGTGCTCGGGCTCCTCGCCCTCATGCTGGCGCCGTTCCTCATCATCGGCGCGATCAAGGCCGCGCGTCGACGCGGCCGCCGCTCCGCCGAGCGCGGGGTCGACCGCATCACCGGCGGCTGGGACGAGCTCGTCGACCGGGCCGCGGACTTCGGCACCGACGTGCGCCCCGGCGCCACCCGGCAGGAGGATGCGCACCGCGTGCAGGCCGCGTTCGCGGCGCCCGCCGTGACCACGCTCGCCCGCCGCGCCGACGCCGAGGTGTTCGGGCCGGCCGAGCCGACCGAGGCCGAGATCGCCGAGTTCTGGCGCCAGGTCGACGAGATCGTCGGCACGATGGGCCGCCGCGCGTCACTCGGTCGCCGGCTGCGCGCACGTCTGAGCGTGCGGTCGCTGCTGGGCGGCACGCGCTTCGCCCTGCCGCCGCGCGCTCCGAAGCCGCCGAAGCGCCCGCGCGCGGCGGGCGCCGCCTCGCGTCGCTCCGCGCGCGCCGACCTCACCGATCACACCGCGGAGGCTCGCACCGAGCCGGGGGACCGCGCCGCTTCCCACCCTACGGAGACCGCATGAGCAGCATGCATCCCCTGGCCCTTGCCGCCCCCGCGTCGCTCGGACGCCGCGCGGGCGCGTACACGATCGACCTCGCGATCGCCTA
This region includes:
- a CDS encoding DUF4129 domain-containing transglutaminase family protein: MTAAAAAATTAGAPPALPRRRWVLDLAATGLLLAVPIIGFWPTYAGPGYLPAAMGGAVLGAGLAALAAWRRWGLLLVSALAVLVYFVFGGAVALPHTAIAGVVPTLETWRQLALGVVTSWKQLLTTVAPVPAGEGFLLVPFLLAYVAALLTASLALRARHAAWALIPAIAFLVAQIALGTSDPAAPLVEGGVLAIVALGWLSVRQAWAPARGAVPLGEGHASRTGTVRRIALGGGVVAVAVMIGVVTSGLTAPASPRYVLRDVVIPPFDVKEFASPLQSFRGYVRDADDETLFTVSGLPAGARVRLAAMDAYSGTVYNVSDSGSGSSSAFAPVRPEMSPGVEGTPVSVRVEIGALEGVWMPQVGALQSVVFDGDRGDALRRSAHYNTSTRTGVVTSGLASGDAYDLDVVVPAVPSDNALAAVDFAPVKLPAQSGVPQEFAGIASDAMTEAETPIERVRALQQMLAGGGFFSHGLEGEALSRAGHGAERISTLLGSEQMVGDDEQYAVAMTLLAREVGIPARVVMGFYPDPDAGDQAVFAATGDTLHAWVEVAFDGVGWVPFDPTPPEDQVPSDQTTKPKADPKPQVLQPPPPLDQPVELPPSVPDEREAEDDKEEGASIVGLVLAIAGGVLGLLALMLAPFLIIGAIKAARRRGRRSAERGVDRITGGWDELVDRAADFGTDVRPGATRQEDAHRVQAAFAAPAVTTLARRADAEVFGPAEPTEAEIAEFWRQVDEIVGTMGRRASLGRRLRARLSVRSLLGGTRFALPPRAPKPPKRPRAAGAASRRSARADLTDHTAEARTEPGDRAASHPTETA